In Cardiocondyla obscurior isolate alpha-2009 linkage group LG07, Cobs3.1, whole genome shotgun sequence, the DNA window GCGCGCCGGCCGGGGTTGTGGGAAGATGGCGGAGGCGGTCGCAGTGGAGTCGTGCGTGAAGCTGGAGTGTACGGACATTCCGCGCGATGTTGAAAACGCAACGGCGGACAAGacggccgcgccgcgccggcaGCCCGAGCTCTACCGATTCCGCGCCACCGATCTCCTGTACTACGCGTCTTCGGTCACCCTCCTTTTCGCGGACGTAGCAACAGGTGAACAAAGGGTGtcacgttcgcgcgcgcgcgcgtgcgtgtgcgtgcgacGTAAGGGTGTCTCACGATCCTAATCCGAATTTTGGCTGACAGCCCCGCAAGCTCCagtttaattgcaaaattccCACTTagttattttcaacgtttactttgataaaattttactttcaataCAGTGGGAACAGCAttgacaattataaaaaaaaactacgttgaataaaaaaaattttgtcgaCGTAAGTTCGCAAAATCTATTGCCGAAGATTGAGATTGTTAGACACCCCGTACAGTTTGTCACTGACACTCATAAATtagtactttttatttaaggAAATAagcactttttaattaaaggaaactcacttcattatattttatagttacAATTACGATCGCGTTAAATAAGCGTAATAATATCTGCAATACTTTTCGTTGGCACTTTGTATATGCTTCTGCCACTGAAATGtcacgtataaaatttttttttcgcacacTTGCACAAAGCATGCGCTAAAACACTTCTGTCTTTATACACCAAACATTTTGTAAGATATTTTTCATGTGCACAGACAGCATTGTGTGTGTGAAATATCTTTGGCAAGGCCAATCAACGTGGGGATGCTTTGCAATTAGTTTCACCATCCTACCTGCTTGTGTTACTCAACTATTTAGTTTGAGGTGGCATCGCAGTGATGGTTCCCTGCGGACTATCCACTGGCTGTTGCATTTGCTGTTACTCGGTTTCTTGCACAGGTACTTATTTTGGTTGCAATCCCTTTTgctaaattgcattttttttttttttgcagtttaaTAAACCAACACTTAAGCTGAATACTTACGTTCACTATTCACCGTGAatttgtttctaatttttatttatttccagGTACTTGACTTTGCTTTATGCTGCAATGcactctttgaaaaataaatcgagCTTAAGCAAGGACAAGACTTGGGTCTACCGGCAAGAAAGCGATATATGCATGTTGCACTTGTTCGAGTCGTTTATGGGAGCAGCTCCACAATTGATATTGCAGCTGTACATAATTGCGATATTAAATCATGCGCCTCTTTGGACGAGTAAGTATTTTCttcgatatttataaatattatattttatatattacagtaataagtgctttgataaaaatattaaaacatagcGCGATTAAACGAAGAGCTgcctatatgtatatttaaaatttgcaaatgcGTCAATAgcattaaatatatgaatagttaaataatttgtaatcatTCTCATAAATCTTATTAACTTCGTCAAGAAGTGATCGCGATATTCCTTGGATATATTCGTGGAGTATTTTCCTATTAGTCACGCCCATGGGATTAATGTTCTGTGAATAATTCCTTTCGTGCAAGTATTCGCTTAGATTGGTTTCTTGAATGAGAAAGTTCTGATCTCTCTCCAGGGTCTCGAATTTCAGAATGTAATCGTAGCGGATGATGCAAGGTTCGCAGGTGCGATAATACGGAATCCAGTGTTCGTCAAAGTGTTTTTCGCTGACTATAAATCGCAGAAACTCGGCGAACGTCGGCTCCAGCTTGGTAGTCGCATTGCCTGGTTGACGGTATTTTAGCACGATGCGCCGGCCAAAACGTTTGTAGTAATATTCGCGGTTTTGCATGTGCTCTAACTTGTCCCGGTACGCGGACAAAAGACGTTCCAGCGGATGTCGCACAATCAGgaacttttttgttttgctTACTTTCTAAAAATCACACgtaaattttagaattatttcattattttatttgtagtttttttcttacttattTGAACTTCTTACCTCGtaggttttattaaaatccacGTTTTGACGATATTTTTGCTTTACGATATCGCTGATCTGTATAAGATCGCGACGCACCAAATCTGTAATAGCGTCCGTCGAAGCACCCTTTAAAACTGCAAAGTAATTCATCCACGTAGAACTCGCCGCTTTATATATAGGGCACCATGATACGTTGTGTTccctttaaatattattaggtttgttattatttaattttcaatattccaatatgaattttatgttagtttaaaatttatattttaaataaaataaaaaaaaaatctttttttagcATCTCTATCGCTTACGTGTCGATGATCATGTTCTTTAGCGTGGCATCGGGATGCGATCTTTTCGAGTCGATCGTCTCACACACACGTGTTACCCACTGCCTCCTTCTGTCCAACTCGTGCCTGACATCTTCCATTTGGTTTTGCGACATTGGAGCGCGCGGCATTATTCCAGATGTGACGGCATACATAACAGACATATATTTCGGCGATGCATACCTCAGCGATGCGACCGGCTCTATGTTTGTCTCTGTGTACGAGATTTGCGCCACATGCGTTAGCATTAACAAAGTAATAACGAAAATCGTTGCTAACAAAAGCTTTTTGGAAAAATTACTGAAGCTTGCTTTCAGCATTCTTTGATGAgtcacaaaatttttattgtccaCCCAACTTTAAGATattgatcgttaatatttcgtaCGACGATGCATCGTTCTACTTATTTT includes these proteins:
- the LOC139104460 gene encoding carbohydrate sulfotransferase 9, with product MLKASFSNFSKKLLLATIFVITLLMLTHVAQISYTETNIEPVASLRYASPKYMSVMYAVTSGIMPRAPMSQNQMEDVRHELDRRRQWVTRVCETIDSKRSHPDATLKNMIIDTEHNVSWCPIYKAASSTWMNYFAVLKGASTDAITDLVRRDLIQISDIVKQKYRQNVDFNKTYEKVSKTKKFLIVRHPLERLLSAYRDKLEHMQNREYYYKRFGRRIVLKYRQPGNATTKLEPTFAEFLRFIVSEKHFDEHWIPYYRTCEPCIIRYDYILKFETLERDQNFLIQETNLSEYLHERNYSQNINPMGVTNRKILHEYIQGISRSLLDEVNKIYENDYKLFNYSYI